A region from the Manihot esculenta cultivar AM560-2 chromosome 13, M.esculenta_v8, whole genome shotgun sequence genome encodes:
- the LOC110629716 gene encoding guanosine nucleotide diphosphate dissociation inhibitor At5g09550 isoform X2, with protein MRSQFMMANGALVRILIHTNVTKYLNFKAVDGSFVYNKGKVHKVPANDVEALKSPLMGLFEKRRARKFFIYVQDYDEKDPKSHEGLDLNKVKARDVISKYGLDDNTVDFIGHALALYLDENYLDEPALDFVKRMKLYAESLARFQGGSPYIYPLYGLGELPQAFARLSAVYGGTYMLCKPECKVEFDADGKAFGVTSEGETAKCKKVVCDPSYLPNKVTKIGKVARAICIMSHPIPNTHDSHSVQVILPQKQLKRKSDMYLFCCSYSHNVAPKGKYIAFVTTEAETDDPQTELKPGIDLLGPVDEIFFDTYDRYKPTNQYEVDNCFISTSYDATTHFETTVQDVIQMYSKITGKTLDLSVDLSAASATPEE; from the exons ATGCGCTCACAGTTCATGATGGCTAATGGTGCCTTGGTTCGCATTCTTATCCACACCAATGTTACTAAATATCTGAATTTCAAGGCCGTGGATGGCAGTTTCGTGTACAACAAGGGAAAG GTACACAAAGTACCAGCTAACGATGTGGAAGCATTAAAATCCCCGCTTATGGGATTGTTTGAGAAGCGTCGTGCTAGAAAGTTTTTCATTTATGTTCAAGACTATGATGAGAAGGATCCCAAGTCTCATGAAGGGCTGGACCTCAACAAGGTTAAAGCTAGAGATGTGATATC GAAATATGGGCTGGATGATAATACAGTTGACTTCATAGGGCATGCATTGGCACTTTACTTGGATGAAAATTACTTGGATGAACCTGCTCTGGATTTTGTGAAGAGGATGAAG CTATATGCAGAATCTTTAGCACGCTTTCAAGGAGGATCTCCCTACATTTATCCACTCTATGGACTAGGAGAGCTACCTCAG GCATTTGCTCGATTGAGTGCTGTTTATGGTGGCACCTACATGCTTTGCAAGCCAGAATGCAAG GTAGAGTTTGATGCAGATGGAAAGGCCTTTGGAGTGACATCGGAGGGAGAAACTGCAAAATGCAAAAAAGTAGTCTGTGATCCTTCATATTTGCCTAACAAG GTTACAAAGATTGGGAAAGTAGCTCGTGCTATATGCATTATGAGTCATCCAATCCCAAATACCCATGATTCTCACTCGGTCCAGGTTATTCTTCCCCAGAAACAACTCAAGAGAAAATCAGATAT GTACCTATTCTGCTGCTCCTATAGTCACAATGTAGCTCCAAAAGGCAAATACATTGCTTTTGTTACAACAGAAGCAGAGACTGATGATCCTCAAACAGAATTGAAGCCTGGCATTGATCTCCTTGGACCTGTAGACGAAATCTTTTTCGACACTTATGACAGATACAAACCCACTAACCAGTATGAGGTTGACAACTGTTTCATATCCACA AGTTATGATGCAACCACTCATTTTGAGACCACAGTACAAGATGTGATTCAAATGTACAGCAAGATAACCGGAAAG ACACTTGACCTGTCAGTGGATCTGAGTGCTGCCAGTGCAACCCCTGAAGAATGA
- the LOC110629716 gene encoding guanosine nucleotide diphosphate dissociation inhibitor At5g09550 isoform X1, with translation MDEEYDVIVLGTGLKECILSGLLSVDGLKVLHMDRNDYYGGESTSLNLNQLWKRFRSGDKPPEKLGASREYNVDMIPKFMMANGALVRILIHTNVTKYLNFKAVDGSFVYNKGKVHKVPANDVEALKSPLMGLFEKRRARKFFIYVQDYDEKDPKSHEGLDLNKVKARDVISKYGLDDNTVDFIGHALALYLDENYLDEPALDFVKRMKLYAESLARFQGGSPYIYPLYGLGELPQAFARLSAVYGGTYMLCKPECKVEFDADGKAFGVTSEGETAKCKKVVCDPSYLPNKVTKIGKVARAICIMSHPIPNTHDSHSVQVILPQKQLKRKSDMYLFCCSYSHNVAPKGKYIAFVTTEAETDDPQTELKPGIDLLGPVDEIFFDTYDRYKPTNQYEVDNCFISTSYDATTHFETTVQDVIQMYSKITGKTLDLSVDLSAASATPEE, from the exons ATGGATGAAGAATATGATGTCATCGTACTCGGAACGGGTCTCAAAGAATGCATTCTCAGTGGTTTACTGTCCGTCGATGGACTCAAA GTGCTGCATATGGATAGAAATGACTATTATGGAGGAGAGTCCACTTCCCTCAATCTAAACCAG CTTTGGAAGAGATTTAGGAGTGGCGACAAACCTCCAGAAAAGTTGGGAGCAAGCAGAGAATATAATGTTGATATGATCCCCAAG TTCATGATGGCTAATGGTGCCTTGGTTCGCATTCTTATCCACACCAATGTTACTAAATATCTGAATTTCAAGGCCGTGGATGGCAGTTTCGTGTACAACAAGGGAAAG GTACACAAAGTACCAGCTAACGATGTGGAAGCATTAAAATCCCCGCTTATGGGATTGTTTGAGAAGCGTCGTGCTAGAAAGTTTTTCATTTATGTTCAAGACTATGATGAGAAGGATCCCAAGTCTCATGAAGGGCTGGACCTCAACAAGGTTAAAGCTAGAGATGTGATATC GAAATATGGGCTGGATGATAATACAGTTGACTTCATAGGGCATGCATTGGCACTTTACTTGGATGAAAATTACTTGGATGAACCTGCTCTGGATTTTGTGAAGAGGATGAAG CTATATGCAGAATCTTTAGCACGCTTTCAAGGAGGATCTCCCTACATTTATCCACTCTATGGACTAGGAGAGCTACCTCAG GCATTTGCTCGATTGAGTGCTGTTTATGGTGGCACCTACATGCTTTGCAAGCCAGAATGCAAG GTAGAGTTTGATGCAGATGGAAAGGCCTTTGGAGTGACATCGGAGGGAGAAACTGCAAAATGCAAAAAAGTAGTCTGTGATCCTTCATATTTGCCTAACAAG GTTACAAAGATTGGGAAAGTAGCTCGTGCTATATGCATTATGAGTCATCCAATCCCAAATACCCATGATTCTCACTCGGTCCAGGTTATTCTTCCCCAGAAACAACTCAAGAGAAAATCAGATAT GTACCTATTCTGCTGCTCCTATAGTCACAATGTAGCTCCAAAAGGCAAATACATTGCTTTTGTTACAACAGAAGCAGAGACTGATGATCCTCAAACAGAATTGAAGCCTGGCATTGATCTCCTTGGACCTGTAGACGAAATCTTTTTCGACACTTATGACAGATACAAACCCACTAACCAGTATGAGGTTGACAACTGTTTCATATCCACA AGTTATGATGCAACCACTCATTTTGAGACCACAGTACAAGATGTGATTCAAATGTACAGCAAGATAACCGGAAAG ACACTTGACCTGTCAGTGGATCTGAGTGCTGCCAGTGCAACCCCTGAAGAATGA
- the LOC110629053 gene encoding protein CURVATURE THYLAKOID 1D, chloroplastic isoform X1: MELYTAQSLSNLPKIFTSNPTILRLKTPFTLQQPQIPSPSRRGSSHSLFLSVPRATIPEESWSGASLYASEERNNAVVIEFDPPSEKEVYNENRATEGPLEESPVDEQNDFLANLNTKLDSEDTYSILLYGSGALVAVWLASAVVSAINSIPLFPKLMEVVGLGYTIWFTTRYLLFKKSRDELAAKVEELKQHVLGFSDN; this comes from the exons ATGGAGCTGTATACTGCTCAATCCCTCTCTAATCTTCCCAAAATTTTCACCTCAAATCCCACCATCCTCCGCCTCAAAACGCCCTTTACTCTCCAGCAACCCCAAATTCCTAGCCCAAGCCGCCGCGGCAGCAGCCATTCCC TATTTCTTTCAGTGCCAAGAGCAACGATTCCTGAGGAATCTTGGAGCGGAGCAAGTCTTTATGCCTCTGAAGAACGGAACAATGCAGTGGTAATAGAATTTGATCCTCCAAGCGAAAAGGAAGTGTACAATGAGAACAGGGCAACTGAAGGGCCTCTTGAGGAATCTCCTGTAGATGAACAAAATGACTTTTTGGCAAACCTGAATACTAAG CTAGACTCTGAAGATACCTATTCTATTCTGTTGTATGGTAGTGGTGCGCTTGTTGCTGTGTGGTTAGCATCAGCTGTTGTCAGTGCTATCAATTCGATTCCATTG TTTCCTAAGTTGATGGAAGTTGTGGGTCTTGGTTACACCATCTGGTTCACTACCCGCTATTTGCTATTTAAG AAAAGTAGGGATGAGTTGGCTGCTAAAGTTGAAGAGCTTAAGCAACACGTCCTTGGATTTAGCGACAATTGA
- the LOC110629053 gene encoding protein CURVATURE THYLAKOID 1D, chloroplastic isoform X2 — protein sequence MELYTAQSLSNLPKIFTSNPTILRLKTPFTLQQPQIPSPSRRGSSHSLPRATIPEESWSGASLYASEERNNAVVIEFDPPSEKEVYNENRATEGPLEESPVDEQNDFLANLNTKLDSEDTYSILLYGSGALVAVWLASAVVSAINSIPLFPKLMEVVGLGYTIWFTTRYLLFKKSRDELAAKVEELKQHVLGFSDN from the exons ATGGAGCTGTATACTGCTCAATCCCTCTCTAATCTTCCCAAAATTTTCACCTCAAATCCCACCATCCTCCGCCTCAAAACGCCCTTTACTCTCCAGCAACCCCAAATTCCTAGCCCAAGCCGCCGCGGCAGCAGCCATTCCC TGCCAAGAGCAACGATTCCTGAGGAATCTTGGAGCGGAGCAAGTCTTTATGCCTCTGAAGAACGGAACAATGCAGTGGTAATAGAATTTGATCCTCCAAGCGAAAAGGAAGTGTACAATGAGAACAGGGCAACTGAAGGGCCTCTTGAGGAATCTCCTGTAGATGAACAAAATGACTTTTTGGCAAACCTGAATACTAAG CTAGACTCTGAAGATACCTATTCTATTCTGTTGTATGGTAGTGGTGCGCTTGTTGCTGTGTGGTTAGCATCAGCTGTTGTCAGTGCTATCAATTCGATTCCATTG TTTCCTAAGTTGATGGAAGTTGTGGGTCTTGGTTACACCATCTGGTTCACTACCCGCTATTTGCTATTTAAG AAAAGTAGGGATGAGTTGGCTGCTAAAGTTGAAGAGCTTAAGCAACACGTCCTTGGATTTAGCGACAATTGA